The following coding sequences are from one Cenarchaeum symbiosum A window:
- a CDS encoding secreted periplasmic Zn-dependent protease, producing the protein MVLAAGLLAAGPAILQAEAQFQSGGVDHPGDWHVGEGLKQGDLFSYRMCHVDYRECADFRMDIWMEGDVQTGTETKWRAQVVVYDGNKVIKGNMDLGKIAPEPTGGTVELASYRSAFKSSVVWLSAFANSDEPKQFAAPSWGKIGNIGGEQILPQELITDGIVTPGGTFDEVVQVGWRTGGSTSRIFVVDEFPFPIRASTWTHVSEGIPPQEYKFELLSYQENVQENPFESVQATADELAGLGCPSHDRFATTVKKATVGFKYQLHVFYGPEFPVDGCPMKWQVKFISKFDETEFLNQVHYDLLVLNKDGTVARSVAHDEGRQFLFSPSGQALFEMTVKEGPGTTDYVVYVYGLSPEFIVPDVEPDWVVVPVTISAAEGDAGMIPTVRAEPAPVTEIPPWVKLSAGFWVEGSTPDAEFVTSIEFLIKEGIIVVPSTDRSVYSEAGIPEWFKGTTSFWIDGTSTDAEYASSIQYLIEQGVIVLS; encoded by the coding sequence ATGGTCCTTGCTGCGGGGCTGCTGGCGGCAGGGCCCGCCATACTCCAGGCGGAAGCGCAGTTCCAGAGCGGCGGGGTAGACCACCCCGGGGACTGGCACGTGGGCGAGGGGCTCAAGCAGGGCGACCTGTTCTCGTACAGGATGTGCCACGTGGATTATAGAGAGTGCGCCGATTTTAGAATGGACATCTGGATGGAAGGCGACGTGCAGACGGGCACAGAGACAAAGTGGAGGGCCCAGGTGGTAGTATACGATGGAAACAAGGTGATAAAGGGCAACATGGATCTGGGCAAGATAGCCCCGGAGCCGACGGGAGGAACAGTGGAGCTGGCCTCGTACAGGAGCGCCTTCAAGTCGTCTGTGGTCTGGCTCTCGGCGTTTGCCAACTCGGACGAGCCCAAGCAGTTTGCCGCCCCGTCATGGGGCAAGATAGGCAACATAGGCGGCGAGCAGATACTCCCGCAGGAGCTCATAACCGACGGGATAGTCACGCCGGGGGGCACATTCGACGAGGTGGTCCAGGTGGGCTGGAGGACCGGCGGGTCCACCAGCAGGATATTCGTAGTCGATGAATTTCCGTTCCCGATAAGGGCCAGCACATGGACGCACGTCTCAGAAGGGATACCTCCCCAGGAGTACAAGTTTGAGCTGCTCAGCTATCAAGAGAACGTCCAGGAGAACCCGTTTGAATCCGTGCAGGCTACAGCAGACGAGCTTGCAGGCCTCGGGTGCCCAAGCCACGACAGGTTTGCCACGACGGTCAAAAAGGCGACAGTCGGATTCAAGTACCAGCTGCATGTATTCTACGGCCCGGAGTTTCCGGTCGATGGCTGCCCCATGAAATGGCAGGTAAAGTTCATCAGCAAGTTTGACGAGACAGAGTTTCTAAACCAGGTCCACTACGACCTGCTGGTCCTCAACAAAGACGGCACGGTGGCAAGGTCAGTGGCCCACGACGAGGGCAGGCAGTTCCTCTTCTCGCCATCCGGCCAGGCTCTATTCGAGATGACAGTCAAGGAGGGACCCGGCACCACAGACTATGTCGTGTATGTATACGGGCTGAGCCCTGAATTTATCGTGCCCGATGTAGAGCCCGACTGGGTGGTCGTGCCCGTCACCATATCTGCAGCCGAGGGAGATGCAGGCATGATACCGACAGTCAGGGCGGAGCCCGCCCCCGTTACAGAGATACCCCCGTGGGTAAAGCTCTCCGCCGGATTCTGGGTCGAGGGATCCACCCCGGATGCAGAGTTTGTCACATCGATAGAGTTTCTCATAAAGGAGGGCATCATCGTGGTCCCGTCGACCGACAGGAGCGTATACTCTGAAGCGGGCATACCGGAATGGTTCAAGGGGACGACTTCATTCTGGATAGACGGGACGAGCACGGACGCCGAATATGCCAGCTCGATACAGTACCTGATAGAGCAGGGTGTAATTGTGCTCTCCTGA